TTGCAGATTTGAGGCTTACAATAATTTCAGCAATTTCAATACCATTCGTTTATCTTGCCACAATTGCTATAATGTGGGTATTCAATATTGGCTTTAACATTGTAAGCTTAACAGGAATAATTTTAGCTCTTGGTATGTTAGTAGACGACGCAATAGTAATATTAGAAAATATAGAAAGACATCATACCCAGCTTAAAGAATCTCCATTAGATGCAGCTATAAATGGAACAAAAGAAGTCATGCTGGTTGTTTTTGGGGGTACTCTTGCCACAAGCGTGGTACTTTTGCCACTAATGTTCGTAGGGGGATATCCTGCACAGATCTTTAAACCACTTGCAGGAACGTTGTTAATTGCTATAGTAGTTTCATACTTTGTCTCTATTACCCTTATCCCAATTCTTAGTATAAGAATGTTAAAGTCTAAATCAAAAAAATCGAAATTCGAGACAAAAATTAATAGTATAATGGAATTTTGGCTTAACCCATTTAAACAATTTTACGCAAACGCGGTAAAATTTTTAATAGACAACAAGAAGATGCGAATACCTTTAACTTTACCTCTCTTGCCACTTTTGATGCTTAGTATTGGAGTTGTAATCCCCACTATCGGAAGAGATCTTATGCCACCAATGGATACTGGTATTGTAAAAGCAAATATTACCTTTGACAGCAACACTTCTATTTTAAAAGTGAATCAAACTCTTTTTGAAATAGAAAAGTATGTAAAATCCCTGGGTGATGTAGAAATGATGTCTGATGCCATAGGCTCAGAACCAGGAGTTTTAACAATTTCAGCAGGCCCACCGCAAGTAGCCAATATGACTATTCATTTTGTCAACAGATTTAAAAGGAGCTTAACCATATGGCAGCTAGAAGACAAAATCAGAAACTATATAAGGACGCTTCCTGGAGTAAAGTATGCCGACGTATATGATTATGGGGCCACACCGCTATCATCAATAAAGGCTACTCTCGATACTACTATTTATGGTGATAGTGTAGAATCTGTCAATAGAGCTGGCAATGTAGTTATTCAAGCTATGAAAAACGTTAAAGGATTGAAATCATACTCAAAAAGCTGGGATCTGGATAACCTTGAATACGTTTTTAAGATTGATCATTTAAAAACCGCATATTATCAAACTACTCCTTATGATGTAGCATCACAACTCTCTGCAGGAATACAGGGAGCAACCGCATCAATCTTTACTGTTCCAAATGAAACTGGATATTTGATAAAAGTTATACTTCCTTCCTCTTCAAGAGAATATGTAAATAGTCTAAAAAGCTTTCTAATAAAAACCCCAAAAGGCTTTATACCTCTTGAATCTTTTGGAACTTTAAGTACAATTTATGAGCCCACTATTATTACAAGAGAAGCAATGAAGTATACTCAAGACGTAATGGGTTATCGCTCTACATTTCCTGTTACTCACATTATGGAAAGCTTTACCCCTGCACTTCAAAAAGCCATAAAAGAAAACAAGGGCAAAGTTACTTCTGATGTAGAGTTAAAACAAACTGGCGATATATCTACGATGATGGATTCCATGGAAAGAATGTTCAAGGCAATATTCGTAGGTTTTATTCTTCTTTATCTGGTACTTGCTCCGATATTCAGATCGTGGCTAAACCCTCTTGCTATTATGGCAGCTATACCGCTTTCTATAATTGGTGGTGCATGGTCTCTATTAATAGCAGACAAGCCAATGTGTCTACCCGCTATTATGGGCTTTGTATTACTCTCTGGCATAATTGTTAAAAATTCTATATTAATAATTGATTTTATAAAAACTTATCTTGATCAAGGCTATGACAGAGAAGAGGCAGTACTTCAAAGCATTCACATAAGAACAAGACCTGTAATGATGACAGCATTTGGCACTGCAGTTGGCATGATTCCAATAGCAATGCAGTGGGCAATTGGATTAGAAAGGCTGTCTCCTCTTGCAGTAGTTGCAATTGGAGGCTTGATATTCGGGACGTTTTTAAGTCTTATTTATGTCCCATTTTTCTCATATTTTATAACAAAGAAGGGTTAATAGTTAATATAAGAACCATCTTAAATGAAGAAAGATATTTAGTCTATGCAAGAGCTATAAGAAGTATTGGACAGGGAACTCTTTTAGTTGATTTTCCTTTATATTTGCACCAAATAGGCTGGAACTCTGTCTATATAGGAGCGCTTTTTAGCGCTAGTTTATTTATAAATGGGACCTTATCATTTCTTTTTGGATTGACTGCAGGAAAGTACGATAAGAAAAAATTTATTTTAGGATTTCAAGTTATTTTAATAATTTGCGCAGCGATTGCATTTTTCACTTCAAACAACTTCTTGCTTGGTATTGTTGCAATAATTGGAGGATTTGGCAGAAGCGGAATGGGTGGCTCTGGACCTTTTGCAGTAATAGAAGTTTCATGGTTGAATGACTTAATAAAGTATAGCAGAAAATCTGCAATCTTTAGCCTTAACAACTCTCTTATATTTTTTGGGATGGGAGTTGGAACTATGATTGCAACCGTTCCTGAATTTTTGTCGAATTTTATCGCTCCGGCTCTTGCATTTAGAGCAATCTTTCTTACGATAATTTTCTGGAATATAATTTGTTTTTACTTGATCACCAAAGTAAAAAATGATCCTATAACTCAAAATAAAGATATAGATAAATCTAAAAAAGAAAATAAAGATATTAGCAAGGAAAATAAAAGTTTATTTATTTTATTCGCGTTAAATACCCTCAACGGATTATCTCTTGGTTTTATAATGCCACTTTTACCTTATTGGTTCAAGCTAAAGTTCAATAGCAATGCTTTCGACCTTGGAATAATATTTACCATATCTCTTTTTATGACATCTCTTTCAAGCATTCTATCTATATATCTTATACAAAAACTTGGCGCAGCCAAAACTGTAACCCTTATGAGACTAGGAGGTCTGATATCTTTGCTTTTGATGATTTCATCTCCTAGTTCATTATTGGCAGGATTTTTTTACATGTTAAGATCCTTTTTGAATAGAGGAAATATCGGCGCAAGACAAGCCCTTGTTACTAATATTACCAGAAACAAAGCAACTTTGGCTCTTAGTATAAACAACTTTTCACAAATATTATCTTTATCAATTGGACCATTTATTACAGGAATATTTTTTGCACACAAAGACTATATTACACCGTTTATTGTAGGCGCTATATTTCAGATACTCTATCTTGTATGTTTTTATATATTCTTCAAAAATTACGAAGTATAAAATTGTAGATCACATCACTAATAATAATAAGTATGTGGAAAAATCTTTTAATTAGTTATATAATGCTTACATACCCAGCACAAATGCTATAAATTTTAGGGGAGAGTATATATGAGCAAAGATAAATCAATGTACAAAATTTCAAAGTTCGTTGCCCCAGAATTTATATTTGGCGTAGACTCAATAGAGTACGTAAAAAGGTATATTAAGAACTTTTCGCTTACTTCCCCTATAGTTATTACTGATCATGGATTATTGAAAGCAAGCTGGGCTAAAAATATTTTTAAACAGTTAGAAGAAATTAACATAGAATACTGTATATTTGACAATATCACAGAAAACCCAAAGGACTATGAAGTAGAAGAGATCGCAAAAGTTATAAGAAGTTGCAATTGTGACTCTATTATTGCTGTTGGTGGGGGCAGCGTAATAGATGCTGCAAAGGCAGCAGGCATTATGTGCACAAATCCAGGAACAATAAGAGACTATGAAGGAATTGACAAAATTACTCATCCAATGCCTCCTATAATTTGTGTGCCAACCACCTGTGGAAGCTCGGCAGATGTTTCTCAATTTGCAATTATTACAAACTCTGATGAAAGATACAAAATGGCCATAGTCAGTAAATCGCTTACTCCTGACATTTCAATAATAGATCCTAAAACTCTTATCACACTACCAGAAGAGCTTTTGATCTCCACATCTCTAGACGCATTAACCCACGCTATCGAATCGTATATATCACTTGGCTCATCTCCCATCACTGATATGTTTTCTTTAAAAGCCATAAAACTTATCTTTGAAACCCTCCCAAAAGCTGCAAAAGACCCAAAAAATATAAATTATCTAGAAGATTTGATGCTTGCAAGCCTTATGGCCGGACTTTCTTTTTCTAATGCAAGTCTTGGTATGGTTCACGCTATAGCACATAGCATTGGCGGATACAAAGATATTAGACACGGTACCTGCAACGCAATACTCTTAGAGAGCGTTATAGATTTTAATTACCTTTATGCAGCCTATAGATACGACAAAATTAGCGAAAGCCTAGGGTATGAAATAAAAGATTTGAATGAAGTAGATAGAAAAAAGATTTTAATTGATAGTATTAAAGAACTAAAAAGAAAAATTGGATTTAACATTACTTTAAAAGATCTAGATTTAAAAGAAGAGGAAATAGATATAATTGCAAAACATGCAGTAAACGATCCCTGTATACTTACAAATCCAGTTATGCCTACTATAGAAGAGGTGAAAGAGATCATTGAGAGAAACATCTAAAGAACCGTCTTTTGTCGAGAGTATTAGAAAACAACTAATAGGTTTAGGTGAGGATTCATCAAAAAAGACCTATTACGGCGAGCTGAGAGAAAAAATTAAGTACTTAGAGCGCTTTCGAACTCTTCTTGACAGCTCAACAGATATGATTTTGCTTATAAATTCTCAAACAAAAAGGTTAATTGACGCGAACCTTAGTGCTATAAAAAAATTAGGATATAGTGTAAAAGAATTAGAAAAAATGTCAATTCTAGAATTTATAAACATTAAAGAAAATGAATGCCTAGAACTATTCGATTATAGTATTTCAAAAGACTTTACTAAATCACTTGTAACAGAATTCATATGTAAGGATAGCAAAAAAATCCCTGTTGAGATCACCATAACTTCAAAGAGGTTTTCTGCCCAATGGTACTACATAATTATTGCAAGGGATATCACCGAAAAACTTGCTAAAGAAGCTGAAATAAAGGCAAAAGAACTACGCTATGCTAAAATTCTTGAAAACATATCTGATTTAATAATTGAGCTTTCCGAAAACTTCAGAATCTTATCTATAACTCCTTCTGTCTTTAAGATCCTTGGTTATCATGATTATGAAATTATAGGTCACAATTTCTACGAGTTCGTAGAAGACAAAGACCTTAATTTAGTAAGATCAGCTTTTTCTAGTGTTGTCAAAGACGAGCACATTAGCTTTAGCATAAAAAATAAGAAAAATACCTCAATAATCGTAGGGGCAAGCATATCAAAAATTAAAGATGACAGTACAACATATATTGTAAGCTTAAGAGATATATCAGAAGTCTCAAGGATTTACAGAGATCTAGAAGAGAAAGAAAGACGCTTTAGAGTTCTTTTTAACAATATAAGCGAAGCAGTTTTGTTATTTCCTATACCCATAAAAGGACAATTTGAAAAATTTATAGAGGTCAACGATACTGCGTGTGCTTTTTTAAACATGAAAAAGGAAGAAATACTTAACCTTACTATCAAAGACATTGTAGCACCTGGAAAAGAAAAGAATGATCTTTTAGAAAAGCTAATCTTAGGAGAATTCGAAAACTCAATCCAAGCAGAATTTATTAGCAAAAATTCTCAAAATATCTTTGTGGAAATAGATATTAAAAGATGTCATATAGGCAATCAAGATATGGTGCTTTTAATAGCAAAAAATGTTACTGAGAAAAGGTTAATGGAAAACAAACTCAACTATCTCGCTTTCCACGATCATCTAACAGGACTTTCTAATAGAACGCTTTTCTCCGATAGAGTCCAATACGAGATTTCAAGGGCGAAGAGAAACCGAACCTTTTTGGGGGTAATGTTCTTAGACTTAGACAGATTCAAAGATGTAAACGATACTCTTGGTCACAAAATTGGAGACAGCCTTTTGCAACACGTAAGTGCAAAACTTCAAGAAACAATAAGAGAAACTGATATTTTAGCAAGAATGGGTGGAGACGAATTTGCTATTCTTGTGCCAGATCTTAAAGACAAAAACGAAATAAAGCCTCTTGCAAAAAGAATACTAAAGCTATTTGAAAATCCATTTACAGTGAATAACAATTCTTTCAAACTTGGCATTAGCATAGGTATTAGTATCTATCCATATGATGCCAAAAATTATGAAGAACTTCTTACTAATGCTGACACAGCCATGTATAGCGCTAAAAACTCAGGAGGCAACAAGTTTATATTCTATTGTGAAAACATTCTATAGGTTTTCTTTATTTGTAATTTTATTCTCAATACTTCAAGCCAATAACTTTTGCCTAGCAAATTTTGATTTAGAATTGTATATGTCCAATTTAAACAATAACTTACTGATGTCACAGGATGAAATACACAATTTCAACAAAAAAATAAATGGCATAGTATCACTAAGCTCTTTTAAAAATGTCCTTTCAAAAGAAGAATTAGAAAATATCATATTTCAAAACGATAATTATTTTCCTCTTTATATTGATTCAGTCTATTATGAACACCAGAATTTCAGTGACAAAATTATTATAAGGGATCTAAATACAATAAAGTATGCTATTACATTAAAAAGAGTTAATATAAGAACATTTCCAACTTTAGAGAAAGCTAGCTATTATCCTGATGATACTGAATTTGATCAATTTCAAGAGACAACCTTTGAAATAAATGAACCAATACTAGTGTTAACTGAAGATAAGACGGGGAAATGGGTCTTTGTCCAGAGTAAAAATTATAATGGATGGACATTGAAAAAGGACATCGCCTTTTTCCCTAACAAAGAAGAATTTATAAAATATATAGAATCTCTAAAATCTAATTTTATTACAACTATTTCTTCCAAAACCAGACTCACGTTTGATACTGGAGAATTTCAGGATGTAAATATGGGAACAAAATTCATACTAAAAGAGAAAAAACCAATAAATGGTTCTTTTAAAGTTATAGTCCCAATAAAAGATAGCTTCGGCATGGTTAATTTTGCCACAGCAAAAATTTCTACTTCCAATGCTGTTTATCAATTTCTTCCATATACAAGAAAAAACGTTATCGCTGAAGCCTTTAAAATGTTAAACGAACCTTATGGTTGGGGGGGAGAACATGGCTTTCACGATTGTTCTTCCTTTACTCAAGATATCTTCAAAACGTTTGGTTTTACTTTTCCAAGAAATGCAGATACACAGGAAATACTACCCGGAAAAAGATTTTCCTTTAAAAATTTAGATTATGATGATCGATTAGACTTTATAAAGACCCTAAAGCCTGGTGCTCTTCTTTTTATGAAGGATCATGTGATGTTGTATCTTGGGTTTATCGATAATTCACCATATGTAATAAATGACATTACATCATATTACCAGAACGAAATTCTCGTCAGGGATTACAAAGTCGCAGTTACTGATATAATTAATGCAAGAAGATCAGATTCTAAAAGTTTTTTAGAGTCTCTTACTACTGCAATTGAAATACCATAATTTAACGAGGTGATGAATATGAAATTTCTAATTTTTATATTGGCTTTAATATTTTTGTTCACCGCATCTGCATATGCAGATGAGACAAATAACACCTATTTTCAATTGCTAAATTTAGACGTCCAAGCCGATTCTTCTATTTATATCCCAAAAGGAACAGGAAAAATTACTGAAAGAAAGATGGGCGATGAAGACCTTTCTAAATTTTATGATATTATAAAATCAGACCTTAATGCACATAATGTAGGCATAAATCCTAATAGCAATATCCATTTAATAGTAACAGTAACTGATGTTAAGAAGGTTCCACAATTTAGTTTTGGGATTTCAGCAGAAAAATCATTCATAAAAGCAAAAATCGTTCTTTTAAAAGGCGAAAAAGTAATAATTACAGATTCTGTATACGGAGAAAGTAGCTCATCAACCCCAATTATTAGAACAAACAATCCTTTTGAAGGTGCTATGAAAGAAGCTTCAGCTGAAATAATGCGAAAGGTATTGCCTATTATAATTCCTGGTTTCCCTTCAAAATAAAAATAATTTTATCCAACAATTAAATAATTTTTGTCTAAAGACTTACCCTTTAGAAAAGTTATTCCTAGGTTACTTTTATTGGCCTTAATAGGTATATAGTTTGAACTGTGCCCATAAATATAATTTTCATCTTCTCTTTCCCATAAGGGAGAGAATATTTCTTTGCCAATAAATTTTTCTAAAATTCTTGATTGAGAAAACCTTTCAGTTACCTTCTTTTGCCTTTCCAAAATAATTTTTTTATCAAGGGGTTTTAACTGAAATGCCACCGTGCCCTTTCTTGCCGAAAATGGAAAGGAGTGAACTCTTACTAAAGGAAGCTTGTCAAGAAAATCAATTGTCATTTGAAAATCTCTATCGCTCTCAGTAGGATAGCCAACAATTATGTCTGTAGAAACAAGAAAGTTATCTCTTTTATCTCTAATCTCAAAAATTTTATCCAAAACCTTATCTACATTTGTAAATCTTTTCATAGATTTCAAAACGTCAGGACTTGCACTCTGAAGGGATAGGTGCAAATGAGGCTGAATTTTATTTGAGTTAGCTATAAAATTTACAAACTCTTTATTTAAAAGCAGAGCTGGATAAATAGATCCTAGCCTTATTTTTGTGTTGTTATTATCTAGTAATCTAACGATTTGATCCAATAGCCAAACTATATTAAGTCCAAAATCATGCCCCCATAAAGCTAACTCGATCGCACTCAAAACTATTTCATCTACGTTACGCAACATAAGTATTTCTTTTTTAATATCTTCAAAGGGTCTAGACCTTAATGGACCTCGCAAATACCTTATTATGCAGTAAGTACACTCCCTACAACATCCATCCCCCACTTTAAGAATATATCTTTTTCTACCGTGATAGTTTGAAATTATAACTTTATTACTCAACAATTCTTCTAGCTCTTTATTATTAAAAAAAATTACTTGAGGAAATAATTTTTTCAAGTTTTCATATGCTGTAACAGCACAACCTAAAAAATAGATTTGTTTGTTTAACTTACTAAATTTTTTTAATATCCTGATAGATTCTTTTTGCGCATTTTCTGTTACTGCACAGCTACTCAAAATAATAACGTCTGACAAACTAGCTGACACTTCTTCTGTATAATTAGGAAAGAATAATTCTTTAAACTTTGCAAGATCAGCCTGACTAACCTTGCAACCCAATGCAAGTGAAAATACCTTTTTATTTAATATCATTTGATAAATAAAACATTATGCTACAAGCAGATACACTTGCAGTCTGAACCCTTAAGATTCTCTCTCCTAAAGATAGAACATAAGCCCCCTTAGATTTGAGAAACTCTATCTCATTTAAAGATATACCCCCTTCGGCTCCAATAAAAAGCGATAAATCTTCAGAAATAGCTGATTTAAATAGATCTTTAATTGATTGATTTGAATTCTCCCAAAAAACAACAATCTGACCTTTAAAAAGTTCATCCGGCACTTTAAAAAGCTTATATGGACCTAAAATTTCAGGAACCACTCCCCTTCCCGCAAGTTCAGCAGCTTCTTTAGCGATCCTTTGCCATCTTTTGATTTTGTTTAAAGATACTTCTCCATAAGAATTTCTTTCACCATATATTAGAACAAATTTCTTAACGCCAAGCTCTGTACACATGCGAATAATTTCACTGAACTTATCTCCTTTTGGGAGGAATTGAAATAAGGTAAGATTTAATTTAGGTTCCTTTGCATCTGACTTTTCACCTAAAATTATACAGTCTCCTTTTACCCTGGATCTAAAAATATTTCCTGCCCCGTCAAGTACTACAACCTCATCATCATCTTTTAGTCGCAATACTTTAAAAAGATAATGTTTTTCATCCTTATCTAGTTCTATAGAAAAGCCCTCTACAGGATTCGCTATTCTATTTTTGTTTATATAAAGCCGTGGCTCAGACACTATTTTTTAATTTTTTTCTTAATTTTTTTAAATAAATTATCCTTCTCTAAATATTCACCTCTAATTTTAGCAAGCTTAATGTAAAGTTCTCGCTCTTCATCGGTAAGATCAGTAGGAGTCTTTATAATAGTCCTTATAATCAAATCACCTCTAGATCTTCCACCCTGCTTTGGAAGTCCTCTTCCTCTTATCTTAAACTCCGCATATGGCTGCACACCTGATGGAATTTCGTATTCGCTAAAATCTTCTTCTGAATCAGGAGTATAATATTTTATCTTTGTACCTAAAACAGCTTGAGGAAAACTTATGTTCACGGGATATATCAGATCATATCCATCTCTAATAAATCTGTCATCGTTTATATACTTTATCTGTACATATAAGTCTCCGTACTCTTCTCCATAAGAACCTGCATTTCCACCCGATCTCACTTTAAATATCTTTTTCTCTTCAGTGAATGGTGGAATGCTTATAGATATCTTTGTTTTTGTAATAACTCTTCCTGTACCTCTACAATGAGGACAAGGATCTTCTATCACAAATCCCTTTCCATTACACTCAGGACAACTATAGGTCTGATAAACGTTCCCTAATATGGTCCTTCTTGAAGAGGTTACCTGTCCTGTACCATGACATACCTTACAAACAACTTTTCTTCCACTAACAGAGCCTTTCCCTTCACATTTCTCACATCTTTCGTATCTATCGTATTCAATTATTTTATTAGGAGCACCATTTATAGCCTCAAAATAAGTCAAACCTACTACAATCTCCCTATCTTCGCCTCTAAAACTAACAGTTCGTCTTGTTCTTTCCTGACCAACTCCAAAAAAATCACCAAAGAATGTCTCAAAAATATCAGACATTCCACCAAATGGATCTGCCATCTCCTTATCTGTGCCAAATCTATCATATCTCGCTCTTTTTTCTGGATCGGATAAAATCTCATAGGCTTGAGTAAGTTCTTTAAATTTTTCAGCACAATCAGGATCGTCTTTATTCACATCAGGATGGAGTTCTTTAGCAAGTCTTCTATATGAGGCTTTAATCTCTTCAAAAGAAGCATCGCGAGAAACTCCAAGAACTGAATAAAGATCTTTATTATTTGTTCTCAATCAAATAACCTCCTCAAGCCGTTGGAAATTTTATGAGCATAAATATCAAGCAACTCTACTACATATGGATACCTCACCCGAGTAGGAGAAATAAGTCCTATGAAGCCTACAACCTTATTAGCATAATAATATGGAATCTTAAAAAAGGTAAATTCCCAGAATTTTGGATCCTCGTTCTCTTCTCCAATTACTATTTTTATTTCTCTTTTCTCCCACGGGTCCTCAAAAAGCTTCTGTACAATTCTATCCTCTTCCTCTAACAAGGCAACTAATATATCAAATTTCTCTTTATCAGAGAAATCAGGTAGGTTAAACATCTTCATACTATAATAAATATAAGCCTTTTTATCAGTAGCCTTCCATAAATTTTCTATAACACTCGTCAAAATTTGCTTTGCTTGTGAAGAAAGTTTAAAAATAGGATCGAACACTGTGTCTAACTCAGAACTGATTTCGTTCCTGTTTTTCCCAATTACTTTGCTCTTTATAAGAGAATTAAGGACAAGAGCATCTTCTTCACTTGAAATATCTATATTTAGGGGATATGTAACACTAATTCCTCCTTCAAGGAGTAAAAAAACGATACAAAAACCCTTTTTGACATATGATAGGTGAAAATCTTTAACAGAGAGCTCCAAAAGAAGTGGATGAGATATTATAGCAATCCCCAGTGTTTTACTTGAAAGTTGTTTTGCCATTTTTTTCAAAAACTCACTTACAGGATCATCTTCATCAAATTCTTCATCAAATTCTACATATTGGTTTAGATTTGGTTTGGGCCATTCCATCAGTGAATCGACATAGTATCTATATCCAATACAAGAAGGAATCCTGCCCGCTGAAACGTGAGGCTGATTTAAAAATCCTTCTTCTTCAAGATCAGCCATATCGTTCCTTATAGTAGCAGGACTAACCCCTAAATCAAACCTTTTCCAAACAGTCCTCGATGCAACAGGTTCGGCTGTTTGAGTATAGCTTTCAACAACAGCCCACAAAACCTTTTTCTTTCTCGAAGAAAGATAATCATCAGAGAATTTTCCTTTCATTTTACTTAATCCTCTTTCTCACATATTTTTATACTAATTCATAATATATTATAATACAATTAGTTTTTGTCAGTTTATGACTAATCTTTTATGGGTATGCCAACCTCTTTGTTGATTCTAATTCGTAAGAAATATTTTTATTTATTAATCTTTGCATAAAACTAATTAAAAATTGAAGGGAGAAAGAAAGATGACAAGAAGAAGTGATATGGTTACAAAAGGAGTTGAAAGAGCACCACATAGATCTCTTTTTTATGCTATGGGGTATACAAAAGAAGATATGTCAAAACCATTAATTGGCGTAGTAAACGCATTTAATGAAATAATTCCAGGCCACATTCACCTTAGAACCCTTGTAGATTATATTAAAAAAGGAGTTAACCAAGCAGGAGGAGTGCCTATTGAATTTCCCGTAATAGGAATTTGTGATGGCATTGCAATGGGTCATGAAGGTATGAAATATCCTCTTGCATCAAGAGAGCTGGTGGCCGATTCAATTGAAACTATGGCTCAGGCACACATGTTTGATGGTCTTGTCTTGCTTACTAACTGTGATAAGATAGTTCCTGGAATGCTTATGGCAGCTGCCAGGCTAAATATTCCATCAATCATAGTTTCGGGTGGCCCAATGCTTGCTGGAAGATTTCAACAAACTGACGTTGATCTGATCACTGTTTTCGAGGGAATAGGACACAAAACGCGGGGTGAATATGACGATGCTACTCTTGAAGAACTAGAAATGTGTGCGTGTCCAGGTTGTGGATCTTGTTCTGGAATGTTTACAGCAAACACTATGAATTGTCTTTCAGAGGCTTTGGGAATGGCTCTTCCAGGCAATGGCACAATACCTGCAGCTTTTGAAGGAGAAAGAAAAAGACTTGCAACATATGCCGGAATGAAAGCCGTAGAGCTGGTTAACAAGAATATATGTCCAAGGGATATACTCACACCTCAAGCTTTTGAAAATGCAATAGCAGTTGATATGGCTGTAGGAGGCTCAACAAACACAGTACTACATCTTCCAGCAATAGCACACGAAGCCGGAATAAACCTCCCCCTTGAAATATTTGATCTCATATCTTCAAGAACACCAAACCTTTGTAAAATAAGCCCAGCAGGAAAACACCACATTCAAGATTTGAATGAAGCGGGCGGAATAAGCGCAGTAATGAATGAACTGTCAAAGAAAAACTTAATAAATTTAAACAACTTAACTGTTTCAGGACAAACAATTGGAGAGGTCATAAAAAATAAAACAGTTAAGAGAAGAGACGTTATAAGACATATTGAGGATCCATATTCCAATAGCGGTGGTATAGCAATTTTGAGAGGAAACCTGGCACCTGACGGCGCTGTGGTAAAACAATCTGCAGTAGATAAAGAAATGTTAGTTCAC
Above is a genomic segment from Thermodesulfobium narugense DSM 14796 containing:
- the ilvD gene encoding dihydroxy-acid dehydratase: MTRRSDMVTKGVERAPHRSLFYAMGYTKEDMSKPLIGVVNAFNEIIPGHIHLRTLVDYIKKGVNQAGGVPIEFPVIGICDGIAMGHEGMKYPLASRELVADSIETMAQAHMFDGLVLLTNCDKIVPGMLMAAARLNIPSIIVSGGPMLAGRFQQTDVDLITVFEGIGHKTRGEYDDATLEELEMCACPGCGSCSGMFTANTMNCLSEALGMALPGNGTIPAAFEGERKRLATYAGMKAVELVNKNICPRDILTPQAFENAIAVDMAVGGSTNTVLHLPAIAHEAGINLPLEIFDLISSRTPNLCKISPAGKHHIQDLNEAGGISAVMNELSKKNLINLNNLTVSGQTIGEVIKNKTVKRRDVIRHIEDPYSNSGGIAILRGNLAPDGAVVKQSAVDKEMLVHTGPARVFESEEEAMKAILEGRIKPKDIIVIRYEGPKGGPGMREMLSPTSAVVGMGLGKEVALLTDGRFSGGSRGAVIGHISPEAAEGGPIGLVEEGDIIEIDIPAKKIELKIDSETFEKRKKNWSPKPPKVKSGYLARYAKLVTSASTGAVLKDN